Within Lytechinus pictus isolate F3 Inbred chromosome 19, Lp3.0, whole genome shotgun sequence, the genomic segment TAGCTGGATTCTGTTTACTGATCGGAAtactaatattttttcaaatgtcttaatttataaaatttaatCTTATATTGTTAACAGATAGATGGAAATGGCTAGACAGATAGATAAACATAATAATTTGCTAAAAGTAGGCATTGTAGGTATACGACCCTGCTTTCACAAGTAGGCCCTATTTACTGTATGCCTATAATGCTCTAAACGCTTACTTTCCCCTCCACTtgcccaccgcccccccccccccactttaaaAATCCTGGTGCAGCCACTaaatgtaaacaattttttattgattcacTGTtgagtttcatcaaaatatattatgtagAGAGGGAGTACACTTTAATTATAGTCATATTAATTCGTGAATTAATGATTGATATACGTTTGAttgttttaatcaatgaaagaaatgattaaaatcattcataataaaCGGAAAGAATAAAACATCATTGGTCgatcattaaaatgaaaatcaaatctgaaaatATGGTCACCGCTGACCATTTAGCATAAACaaaaatttatatacatatttctttAACAATATAAAAACCGAAACAGAAAGGACAGAATGAGGTAGACAAGCTCatcaaaatgagaaataaatCGCAGAAGTTATGAAACCAGCATCAGGATTACAAACTAGACAACAACGTGATATGAAAAGTTAACAACAAATTAACAACTGCTGCTGCGTTTTAGTGTTCGCTTTCTCGATCACTGATGATAGTTTTAGTCCCCTATATGCATTAGacattattctatttatttactGGATATGATTATAACATGCAGCGTATGCGAAGCCCTCTCTATACTGAGATGTCCtcgtctctttctttctttctttctttctttctttctttattatttctgtcgtctttctttctccccttctcCCCTTCTCCCCTTCCCTCTCAGatcttctttctctccccctcttctcctctttttctctctctcctaccCTTCTCCCTCATCTCTCTCTTTATGTAGCATTTGTAGGCTTTGTTTGTTTCTCTCCTGTCTCTATTCTTCCTTATCCATTCCGTATTCTGTTTTCCTAATTTTCGCcctatataatacatgtatctattccAATTTTCTTTATGGGTTttctttcgattttttttatacaattaaACGTTGGACCTTTTtaggcagtcaaatatattgctgtacacacgcgtgacttAAAAATCACGTTGAAACTTtggggtattttttttcagctttgggacacgggccgcgcgtgcactcgtttaAGGGTAtatatcaaaaacacagattttcaaaaaggggaagttttgaaaaactggtcaatggtcaatcgcagggtcaaacgtatttagcatgtttagggtattatggttttttttccaattttttttaagactggctagccaaacgtgtttagggtatgtttttttttcccaaagcggctttttccccggggtcatattctggcgataatttgtttaggggccataatgtgtaaataaagcccgccaAAAACTTGtttgggggttattttgcacacagagaaaaacttgtttagggggtgttttaATTTGGCCATGCACGCGTGTGTACAGAAATACatttgactccccccccccccccggggtaaaGGCCCCTACAATTGCATTAGCTGCCTCACGGTCCCACATCCCCCACCGGGATTCATTGAATGTATTTCACCAAATTATATCTTCTCTTCATTGCACTTATTACGTTCCCCTTCAGCCAGgtgcgtagccagggggggcggtgggggcggtcgccccccccccaaaacgtccccaaaaagaaaaaaaagaaggggaaaaagagaggagaaaaggaaaagggaagggaggaaagggaagaaaggcagctttgtgttttttttttctcaaaagagaaactccttcactcttgctctaaatttatgattatgaattttgcttccgcgctgcgcgcggttgaatgaaaatattgaagatctccattgtttcccccaccctttctctaaccatgtttttctacctcagctatatgtgtttattgccagttaaagttcaaatgtatacattagggcatggagtcagagtaaggttaggccgaagtatatgaagttatctttttttttaattgatcgcgcaacttctggtcgggtcggctccgggcgggtaaaatctttatatcaatttctgccgtcacctccataaagtcaacttctcccgcttttcagctcattactaaacaaccataatttttggggcaaacaggttcctaatccaaaaagaggaaggtataaaattcgtatcgtataagggtattaaataaaaaagtacaatattttttatcaaattctattcaacttcatgtcatttccctgtacattcatctcctgtcctgtttttcgccctcagtttgaaattttgaaagactcttaagtttctttataattcaaaatgaagcgcttcaggataagtcaaagaaattaggcatcctttttatataatttcaataaatcacagaagtttcaactttttgcgcactattttccttttaatgaagttcaataatcttagaaaattaattgaattagagccgatggggtattggagatatctgcattattttgatgaaacatccgccctttgaaatttcagagtttcgttgctctgcgcggggatgaatatcttcctcctggcatatacacttcttctcctctgttttgcgagttaaagatatgcactgtcgctaaattgtttgtaatcaaatctgatctttccaagggaagtattcaagatatgtttgagaatatccttttctcgggacccttttcatggcaaaaaaattgataaaacgctttagcttccgcacttcgcgcggggttattatcattttaatttcctccattgtattccttatttgtgcgttcacaatcttttttgaaaacaaggttcatgaaaaccaggttcaaaatcacaatatagtcaactgaattggagctgatatagatactagagacaagagagacgactccttttcattttaatttatgaaacaccaaaagcttcgcgcttcgcgcgggagggggaaactccccctccctgcacccaccccctagggagcgcgcttcgcgtgcatttaccgccccctccaaaatgaaatcctggctacgcggttgcctTCAGCTGGGTCAATtaacaattaaacaaaaaaatattcggGGACAACATAATTTACATGCACAGATTTtgtaaaaatggcaaattttcttaaagatttttttttttttttttttttttttttttgggggggggggggggtacagtaACTACCCCCGCCCCTCCCCCACATTCATATGCATCATGCACGGCCACTACTTTGTTTTAACACGTGCACACATAGGCCTAAAGCATTTTCATTAGTTGATGCAAGAAAAAAGAGCAACTGCCTTGTTTAAGAACCGTGCCGGGATTCGAACCCCAGTCTTTCATGTTGCAGTCGGGCACCTCAGACCACTCGGCCAAGCCACGGAACCTCGGATCGATCGGAACCTCGGCCTCGCCGCGCCGCGCCGCGTCGGCTATCGATGACGGATATCGATGGCAGATcgattaaattttcaaaatggcgCTAGCTCGATGCGCCCGATGTCTCCGGTTTGACCGGCTGTCATCGGTTCTTACTGTGTCTCCTGGGAGATATGCTTCCggtaattatttttcataaacttgttttcaatttcTGAAGTTGAATGATATCTTACAAAATAGCGAATTCGAATTCAAGCCATGCCAATTGTGACTTGTCGCGATGGCGCTTGCCTTGGGTCGAGCGCTGCTGTCGAGCTCAGCAGCTGTCTCGGCCAGCGCGGCTGAAGCCGGCCTGTCGGGGTGGCGTGGCGCTATGGGCTAGGCTAGCCTAGTATGGCTGTGGTGCTGCTGGCCTGGCGATCGACTGGCTATCCCCGGCTATGGCTAtgctagacaggaataaccgtcgtttctggggatttattcaacaatttctgacattttactgtaatccccatgagccaacgcagttcagcggaacaaccaaaatacagagactgaagcttttggtctatagtATGGCTATGCCAGCCAGCCACAGACCAAAACtaaacttcggtctctgttactAAGTTATGCCATGAATGTTTTTTTACCACTCACTAATACAGAGGAGAAGAAAAGTTCgtcaaaatggaaaaaaaaacacctccGAAATGTCGGAACAAACAGAAAcacagtttcgcaccggccgactTCGTTTTCGTGTTCGAGCAAATTTCCCAACCAGAAATTGTTCACAAATTTGACCAAAAGCTTCgatcagtctctgtattttggttgttccgctgaactgtgttggctccactcaccaatacatgaATGGTGAATGGGGATGATACTTAGTCTATAGTATTCGAcctagtaaaatgtcagaaattgtttaataaaaaaataataaatgaataaatccccagaaacgacggttattcttGTCTATTCACAAATAATAAGTTAGTTGTCAAAACGGCAAGCCAAGTTTCTCAGactcagtcacatttcgaggtcaataaacatgaaatatgcCCACCACTTTTCCAACTATTGCGATCAGAAACAGAGTGTATTTCGGCTTCGAGATCAAAGCCCTCGTTCGATTAATCGTTTCGCTTGGCTCCGCCTTTGCCGTAATTTTGATATGCATGATGTGGCTTATGGGGTGAAGTTAGCAACGAAATCATTGGAACATGTGGCGAACGAACTGCCGGCATGCCGCAAGAGAATGTTTTGGTCAGGTCGCTAACTTCTGTCCAtatcaaccatgtcaacatGCCATGGCAAAGCCAAGCAGAGCAATATGACTGATGATATGAATGATGTCGTCGAGATCGAACCGGAAATACACATGTTCCCAATCGCAATATTCGGAAAAGCGGtgggtaggcctatattgagCTTGAAATGTGATTTAGGGACTTGACATTTGTGAACAATTTCTTGGGGGAAATTTGCAGGAAGCTTGCCTGTGTGAATCTTTGTTAGCGCCCAGACAGCTGCCAGCTCAGCTGTTGTTACGCAAAGTCATGAAAGTCGGTTTAGTGTCCAGTCTTCATACTATAGACTTTGGTGGACCGTTTCTTGACAAACTAACAAAAGCTCATACTGCTGGGCTCATTCAACTTCAAGgcatgtagatttttttttttttatttgtcattgcTTAAAATGATTgcttttattaattatttttaattacagttaattaattgaaataaattgtggAGAGTGTTTGATTATTATACAAGTCACATCAAGTTTTAAAATGAGACCAAAATTAAGTCTCTAGCCCCTTGTATAGCAAAATTATTTACATTTGAAATCGGAAAATAGTGTTCTGCTACCCACCCTCTCCATTTTACCAATTGGGGTGTCGCAAATTAAGATGCAATTGCGCTCATTTTTACAGACATGATAGAGTACACTTTATATTCAGCTTTGAGTCTTTGAAATGATACCAATTTCTTAACAACATCTCTTTGTTCAGCTGAGATATTGTATGTTAaaccaaatgaaaattgaaaaagcgTAACAACACCACCTTTTTGTAGGGTGAGTTCAAGATGCATGgccataatgaaaaaaatagcatAAACTTAAAATCCAACCTagatttaaagataaaaaaagtAGTAGaattgtaatgatttttttgaCTCTGTATTACAATTCTAGGTCTATACCACATGATTTGGATTTACAACTGaagatttgaaaaaattaaTCCATGATATACGCTGGCGGTTTATTTCAGCAGCTTTATCgatgccatttttttctttgatgtgATTGTGATTGACAGGTGATGTCAGCTTACCCGGTCCCTACCCACAGACCCCCGAAGAGAGGGCTGCAGCGGCCAAGAAGTACGGCATGAGGATAGAGGACTATGAGCCCTATGCCGATGACGGTTGGGGATGGGGTGACTATCCAAAGATGAAGAATCAGCATGCTGATGATAGAGACCCGCATGGGGACTGGGACTTTCCCGAGGACAGGAGAAACTGGGGTGAAGTGGTGAGgaggatatatttatataatattgcaCCATTGGTGAAGGTGATGGGCAAACTGTCAATCTTGAAGCAAGCTGGATTGAGCTATCTTTCCGAAGTGAAGCTGAGGAAAGATAGCTCTTGCATGGTGTGTGGTGTACCTTCATTGTCCGTTGCCTTTATGTATAAATATTGACTTCCATTTTGTCCAGAAAGATCAGGTACTATTGATTTTATACTTCCCTAGGAAGAAATATGGTGTACATTTCATACTATCAGATgcagattttttaaatactttgaaCAAATATAGCCTAACTCAATTTACTCAATACGCATCTCTTGAAATTGTTGATTATTCTGTGGACGGAAAGTGTCtcatatttatgattttattaacTGTTTGTTTTGTCTTCCTACAGTTGCACATAGAACAAGATCTCTACGTTAGGCAGCGTCCAAATGCATACAAGGAAAACAGAAAGGTCCCCATGTAAGTATCATGAGAGTTCATTGTAGATGGTCAagtatgaacaaaataaatttcagtttcATGGAAACAAAAGATCTTGATTAAGTTAACCTTACCAATACCATATAACCTGGGCAACTCATGTAATAATTTGCATTGATCATGTTCATagacattattatcattattgttatttgatATCACAGCTGTTGTATGTAGATGTATATTGTGAATCAAGAAGACATGTGGGCTAACATAATTTTCTAGTATTCATAAGTTGACTTTTAGAAGTTGAATAATTGGCTAATTCAAGGCAATTTAtcagaccaggggcccgtaacacaaactttagcaatgatcgtagaacatttttctacgattgattccattgactacaacgtacaatcaatcttgaaaatcaagcgtacgatcaatcgctaacctttgagTTACGGGACCCTGATTATGCGAAACCTACTTTGAAATACCTGTAGTACCAAAAAATTTGACTTGggcagatatacatgtatggttttGATGAAAGGATATTACAATGTTCCCATCAATTAACCTCCCTACACCACAAATTGAGTTCATCAGGATAGTAAACTCAACAAAGATGAAATACTAGACTTAAATTGTTTTGAAATTACTTATTTGTAAGTTTTGACGATGGGTTGTCGCCTTCTATGGA encodes:
- the LOC129283400 gene encoding NADH dehydrogenase [ubiquinone] 1 beta subcomplex subunit 8, mitochondrial-like — translated: MALARCARCLRFDRLSSVLTVSPGRYASGDVSLPGPYPQTPEERAAAAKKYGMRIEDYEPYADDGWGWGDYPKMKNQHADDRDPHGDWDFPEDRRNWGEVLHIEQDLYVRQRPNAYKENRKVPMFKQVMILGGILTTLATFGILGQKYKYFLPVAPKQYPYNNLYIEKGGDPSAMPDTPKHYTFPSSS